From Kamptonema formosum PCC 6407, a single genomic window includes:
- a CDS encoding shikimate dehydrogenase yields MIKGTTKLLGVIGHPIEHSLSPVMHNAALSHLGLDIVYLAFPVKPEDLNVAISGFAAVGLLGFSITIPHKQGILPLLSEVSPVAIAVGAVNTVYRTANGWGGTNTDVRGFLAPLRSLSLKTGTKQDWSQKVAVILGSGGAARAVVAGCAELGCAEIHVVGRSEQKLTEFQQSWVNSPLAVNLLTHTWEELPMLISKADLLVNATPIGMYPRGDESPVALSAIERLSEGAIAYDLIYTPNPTLFLKQAQERGAIAIDGLEMLVQQGAAALEIWLQQPIPVDVMRQSLRHHLGL; encoded by the coding sequence ATGATTAAAGGTACAACTAAGCTACTAGGAGTAATAGGTCATCCTATTGAACACTCACTGTCCCCAGTGATGCACAATGCGGCTCTTTCCCATCTAGGGTTGGATATCGTTTACCTGGCTTTTCCTGTGAAACCAGAAGATTTAAACGTTGCCATTTCAGGATTTGCGGCGGTTGGCCTTTTGGGATTTAGCATCACGATTCCTCACAAACAAGGGATCTTACCTTTACTTTCTGAAGTTTCGCCAGTGGCGATCGCAGTTGGTGCAGTCAATACTGTCTACCGTACTGCAAATGGTTGGGGTGGTACAAATACTGATGTTCGAGGATTTCTCGCGCCACTGCGATCGCTATCCTTAAAAACTGGTACCAAACAGGATTGGAGTCAAAAAGTAGCCGTAATTTTAGGTAGCGGTGGCGCTGCGAGAGCGGTTGTGGCTGGGTGCGCTGAGTTAGGGTGTGCGGAGATTCATGTTGTTGGTCGTAGCGAACAGAAATTAACTGAATTTCAGCAAAGTTGGGTAAATTCGCCCCTGGCTGTAAATTTGCTGACTCATACTTGGGAAGAGCTGCCAATGCTAATCTCAAAAGCAGATTTACTGGTAAATGCGACACCAATCGGGATGTATCCGCGTGGAGATGAGTCACCTGTCGCTCTGAGTGCGATCGAGCGATTGTCAGAAGGTGCGATCGCCTACGACTTGATTTATACTCCCAATCCTACTCTGTTTCTCAAACAAGCACAGGAAAGAGGTGCGATCGCCATTGACGGCTTAGAAATGTTAGTACAACAGGGAGCCGCAGCGTTAGAAATCTGGTTACAGCAACCGATTCCAGTAGATGTAATGCGCCAGTCATTGCGGCATCATTTAGGTTTATAG
- the pheA gene encoding prephenate dehydratase — MTISVAHLGPAGTNAETAALAYIRWLSQSGAECLLCPYSTISQAIEASATGGAQLAVVPVENSIEGSVTVTLDTLWRLDILRIQHALVMPISHALVSRAESFSEIKTVYSHPQALAQCQKWLEKFIPLAHLISASSTTVAFARLDDRTAAVISSVRAAELYNLPVLAHPINDHPDNYTRFWVLSRGDKSVPGIHPSSNCSHTSLAFSVPANVPGTLLKPLQVFASRGINLSRIESRPTKRSLGEYVFFMDLECNIEDAEAKSAMQELATYTETLKIFGSYSIASIN; from the coding sequence ATGACTATATCCGTCGCACATCTCGGCCCCGCAGGTACTAATGCAGAAACGGCTGCTCTAGCTTATATCAGGTGGTTGAGTCAGTCGGGAGCTGAATGCCTATTATGTCCTTATTCAACCATTTCGCAGGCAATAGAAGCATCGGCCACAGGGGGGGCTCAGTTAGCAGTTGTCCCAGTGGAAAACTCTATAGAAGGTAGCGTGACAGTAACACTAGATACCTTGTGGCGGTTAGATATTCTCCGAATTCAACACGCTTTAGTAATGCCTATTTCCCACGCACTTGTATCCCGTGCTGAAAGTTTTAGCGAGATTAAAACAGTATACTCTCACCCGCAAGCGTTAGCTCAATGTCAGAAATGGTTGGAAAAGTTTATCCCCTTGGCGCATTTAATTTCTGCGAGTTCAACTACAGTAGCATTCGCTCGCCTTGACGATCGCACTGCTGCGGTGATTTCCTCTGTACGAGCGGCTGAGCTTTACAATTTACCAGTTTTAGCTCATCCGATTAACGATCATCCTGATAACTATACCCGATTTTGGGTACTAAGTAGGGGCGATAAATCAGTACCGGGTATTCACCCTTCATCTAATTGTTCTCATACATCCTTAGCTTTTAGCGTACCAGCGAATGTGCCGGGAACGCTGCTAAAACCCTTGCAAGTTTTTGCCAGTCGAGGGATTAATTTGAGTCGGATTGAATCTCGCCCTACTAAGCGATCGCTTGGTGAATATGTTTTCTTTATGGACTTAGAATGTAATATTGAGGATGCCGAAGCCAAATCTGCTATGCAAGAGTTGGCTACCTACACTGAAACTCTTAAAATTTTTGGCAGTTACAGCATTGCATCAATTAACTAG
- a CDS encoding DUF1997 domain-containing protein: MHIRFNASQSVEIPVPQQQVPIQHYLRQPKRLVNALVDRSRLEQLSEDSFRLKMRPLDFMMVSIQPTVDLKVWAQPDGAINLKSIGCQIRGVEYINQRFALNLKGQLSPYQNKGATYLIGKADLEVQVELPPPFWLTPQPILEATGNGLLKSVLLTVKQRLMHQLLLDYQYWAGNKPEVLVGDRTQILSVEGQTGW, translated from the coding sequence ATGCACATACGATTTAATGCTTCTCAATCCGTTGAAATTCCCGTTCCCCAGCAGCAGGTTCCCATTCAGCATTACTTGCGTCAACCCAAGCGTCTGGTGAATGCTCTCGTAGATCGGAGTCGCCTGGAACAACTGAGCGAGGATTCTTTCCGGCTAAAGATGCGACCTTTGGACTTTATGATGGTAAGCATTCAACCCACTGTAGACTTAAAAGTGTGGGCCCAGCCAGACGGAGCAATTAATTTAAAATCTATAGGCTGTCAAATTCGGGGAGTAGAATACATTAACCAGCGTTTTGCACTGAATCTAAAAGGGCAACTTTCTCCCTATCAAAACAAGGGAGCAACATATCTGATCGGAAAAGCAGATTTAGAGGTACAGGTAGAATTACCGCCGCCTTTTTGGTTAACACCACAACCGATTTTAGAAGCAACGGGGAACGGCTTGCTTAAAAGTGTATTGTTGACAGTTAAACAACGCTTAATGCACCAGTTATTATTAGACTATCAATATTGGGCTGGAAATAAACCAGAGGTTTTAGTGGGCGATCGGACGCAAATATTGTCTGTAGAAGGTCAAACCGGATGGTAG